One Chiloscyllium plagiosum isolate BGI_BamShark_2017 chromosome 12, ASM401019v2, whole genome shotgun sequence DNA window includes the following coding sequences:
- the LOC122555535 gene encoding growth hormone secretagogue receptor type 1-like → MENISHNDNYTLPPHFRCDYQSCPLFPVSILVPVTTFCIVLFILGVTGNTLTILVVRRYKDMKTTTNLYLSSMAMSDLLIFLCLPFDLYRLWKYKPWLLGDLLCRFYHYINEGCTFASILHITALSIERYLAICFPLKAKVFITKRRVRSVIALLWSLALLSAVPFFLLVGVEYDMCGHTEYAVSSGLLNIMIWVSTIYFFFPMFCLTFLYGFIGRKLWKSKDEIGGPNAANRELHHRQTVKILAVVVLAFAICWLPFHIGRNLFSNSSVSGGVDMYVFSQYFNIVSLLLFYLSACINPILYNAMSKKYRMAARKLLFSRQARPWSTFSTRDIRDDTSAWTGTSTSV, encoded by the exons ATGGAAAATATTTCCCATAACGATAATTATACGCTGCCACCGCACTTTCGTTGTGACTACCAATCGTGCCCTCTCTTTCCTGTCTCCATTTTGGTGCCTGTGACAACCTTCTGTATCGTCCTGTTCATCCTCGGGGTCACCGGCAACACCTTAACAATCCTGGTCGTAAGAAGGTACAAGGACATGAAGACGACCACCAACCTTTACCTGTCCAGCATGGCGAtgtctgacctgctcatcttCCTGTGTTTGCCCTTTGACCTGTATCGCCTGTGGAAGTACAAGCCCTGGCTCTTGGGGGATTTGTTGTGCAGGTTTTACCATTACATTAACGAAGGCTGCACCTTCGCGTCAATCCTGCATATCACTGCCCTGAGCATCGAGAGGTACCTCGCCATCTGCTTCCCTCTTAAAGCCAAGGTGTTCATCACCAAGCGAAGAGTGAGATCAGTTATCGCCTTGCTGTGGTCTCTGGCCTTACTGTCCGCTGTACCTTTCTTTCTCCTGGTCGGGGTGGAATATGATATGTGTGGACACACCGAATATGCCGTCAGCTCGGGGCTCTTAAACATCATGATCTGGGTGTCCACCATCTATTTCTTCTTCCCCATGTTCTGCCTCACTTTCCTCTATGGGTTCATCGGAAGGAAACTGTGGAAAAGCAAGGACGAGATCGGGGGTCCGAATGCTGCGAACCGAGAGCTTcatcacagacagacagtcaaaaTCTTGG CTGTGGTTGTCCTGGCGTTTGCTATCTGTTGGTTGCCTTTCCACATTGGCCGAAATCTATTCTCCAACAGCTCTGTGAGTGGGGGCGTCGACATGTACGTGTTCAGCCAGTATTTCAACATCGTTTCCTTGCTGCTCTTCTACCTCAGCGCCTGTATCAACCCCATCCTTTACAACGCCATGTCCAAAAAATACAGAATGGCAGCTCGCAAGCTGCTGTTCTCTCGCCAAGCTCGGCCGTGGTCTACCTTCAGCACCCGGGACATCAGAGACGACACTTCAGCCTGGACAGGGACAAGTACTAGTGTCTGA